One stretch of Planctomycetia bacterium DNA includes these proteins:
- a CDS encoding ParB N-terminal domain-containing protein: MNAPAVSKFWNRTAFPGAKPRPINSFKEDRMSSTDAKQNSGMPQLPGDSAMRGLWEISPSPENDELYRKLTPDRRDIVELVSSICERGILQPLIIALDNYIVSGHRRYYAAGLAGLEEVPCQVVPIRRDDDRDEYVRLLRDHNLQRRKTLDEQLREELVGLNPDDTYEALVSERREKTRIKVAALEITGRKRRSVISDAKWPFLRAIDRVLDERREFWPLTVRAIHYALLNDPPLKHASKPDSVYVNDDSSYQALVELAGRARVVGRIPWEAIADETRPETEWQVHQDGGSFIRDELKEIFGGYCRDLMQSQPHHVEIVVEKNTVYNIVRPVAAEFCISVVSGRGFCSLDRRKRMADRFAKSGKRKLIVLLVTDFDPEGEEIAESFARSMRDDFDIDEIHAIKVALTYKQVKANKLPNANPVKESSSNAKRFIAKYGKETFELEALRPEHLQQIVRDSVLGVIDVDAFNREVDAEKYDSAQIQATRKTVREHLASLKL, from the coding sequence TTGAACGCGCCGGCCGTCTCCAAATTCTGGAACCGCACAGCTTTCCCCGGCGCGAAGCCAAGACCTATCAACTCGTTCAAGGAGGACAGAATGTCTAGCACGGATGCAAAACAGAATTCCGGTATGCCTCAATTACCCGGCGACTCGGCAATGCGGGGGCTTTGGGAAATCTCGCCATCGCCAGAGAATGACGAACTGTACCGCAAGCTGACGCCGGACCGGCGCGACATCGTGGAACTGGTGTCGAGCATTTGCGAGCGCGGGATTCTCCAGCCACTCATCATCGCACTCGACAACTATATCGTGTCTGGCCACCGGCGCTATTACGCGGCTGGTCTCGCCGGCCTGGAGGAGGTGCCATGTCAGGTGGTGCCGATCCGTCGTGACGATGACCGGGACGAGTATGTCCGCCTGCTCCGCGACCACAACCTGCAACGGCGGAAAACTCTGGACGAGCAATTGCGGGAAGAACTGGTCGGCCTGAATCCGGACGACACCTATGAGGCGCTGGTGTCGGAACGGAGGGAAAAGACTCGGATCAAGGTCGCCGCCTTGGAAATCACAGGACGAAAAAGGCGCTCCGTAATCAGCGACGCCAAGTGGCCCTTCCTCCGAGCGATTGATCGCGTGCTTGACGAGCGCCGCGAATTCTGGCCACTGACGGTTCGGGCCATCCACTACGCACTGCTAAACGATCCGCCCCTCAAGCACGCCTCCAAACCCGATAGCGTGTACGTCAACGATGATTCGTCCTATCAGGCGCTGGTGGAACTGGCCGGCCGGGCGCGAGTGGTTGGCCGGATTCCCTGGGAAGCCATCGCCGATGAAACGAGACCAGAGACCGAATGGCAAGTGCATCAGGACGGCGGCTCATTCATCAGAGACGAACTCAAAGAGATCTTCGGAGGCTACTGTCGCGACTTGATGCAATCGCAGCCGCATCACGTGGAGATCGTCGTGGAGAAAAACACGGTCTACAACATCGTCCGACCGGTCGCCGCCGAGTTCTGTATTTCGGTTGTCAGCGGCCGGGGGTTTTGTTCGCTCGATAGGCGGAAGCGCATGGCCGATCGTTTTGCAAAGAGCGGCAAACGCAAACTGATCGTGCTGTTGGTCACGGACTTTGACCCCGAGGGCGAAGAAATCGCCGAGAGTTTTGCGCGATCCATGCGAGATGACTTCGACATTGATGAAATTCACGCGATCAAGGTGGCGCTCACCTATAAGCAGGTGAAGGCCAACAAGTTGCCCAATGCCAACCCGGTCAAAGAGTCGTCCAGTAACGCCAAGCGATTCATTGCCAAGTATGGCAAGGAGACGTTTGAACTGGAGGCGCTGCGCCCTGAACACTTGCAACAAATCGTCCGCGACAGTGTCCTGGGCGTGATCGACGTGGATGCGTTCAATCGCGAGGTGGACGCGGAGAAGTATGACAGCGCTCAGATTCAAGCAACAAGGAAGACCGTGCGCGAACACTTGGCCTCTTTGAAACTGTAG
- a CDS encoding arsenate reductase ArsC, whose amino-acid sequence MDAPVRIVFVSVENSNRSQMAEAFARMYGADNVEAYSAGSRPSGRVNPQAVAAMVELGYDLTKHVSKTFDQLPPGPFDVVVMMGCGDRCPNLNAVWREDWEIPDPRDLPPAEFRQVRDLIGEKVKMLLDAMPDS is encoded by the coding sequence ATGGATGCACCAGTCCGCATCGTCTTCGTCAGTGTCGAGAATTCCAACCGCAGCCAAATGGCGGAAGCATTCGCGCGGATGTACGGCGCGGACAATGTCGAGGCGTACAGCGCCGGCTCACGTCCGTCGGGTAGGGTCAATCCCCAAGCCGTGGCAGCGATGGTGGAGCTGGGCTACGACCTCACGAAGCATGTGTCAAAGACATTCGACCAGTTGCCGCCCGGACCCTTTGACGTGGTGGTCATGATGGGCTGCGGCGACAGGTGCCCAAATCTCAATGCCGTCTGGCGTGAGGATTGGGAGATTCCAGACCCGCGCGACCTGCCACCGGCCGAATTCCGCCAAGTGCGCGACTTAATCGGCGAGAAGGTGAAGATGCTCTTGGACGCCATGCCTGATTCTTAG
- a CDS encoding PEP-CTERM sorting domain-containing protein — MRFAILTLACLLCCSAEAAPIKFIHSGTGSGSIDDVPFATSAFTIVSRGDTDSRESFEGAGYSIDHVISRISIENVGTFGVLSSTRTFVNNLNFTAGFSRGPVSGSDLFNGPTDSAFATWDMRSSIGPVSGFGSLLQWNNQAVTTNAGRLLFDDAVVQDASFHAIVPEPSSMALLAMAIAAGTSSLVPKFARRSAAC; from the coding sequence ATGCGATTTGCTATCCTGACGCTTGCTTGTTTGCTTTGCTGTTCCGCAGAAGCGGCACCAATCAAGTTCATTCACAGCGGCACCGGCTCAGGCTCCATTGATGATGTGCCATTCGCGACATCCGCATTTACGATCGTTTCACGGGGCGATACCGACAGTCGCGAGAGTTTTGAGGGAGCTGGGTATTCCATTGACCATGTCATCTCCCGCATCTCCATTGAGAACGTCGGCACCTTCGGCGTGCTTTCGAGCACGCGCACTTTTGTGAACAATTTAAACTTCACGGCGGGATTCTCGCGCGGCCCAGTTAGCGGTTCAGACTTGTTCAATGGGCCGACCGACTCTGCCTTCGCCACTTGGGACATGCGCAGTTCGATCGGTCCCGTGTCAGGCTTCGGCAGCTTGCTTCAATGGAACAATCAAGCTGTGACTACAAATGCCGGCAGATTGCTTTTCGATGATGCTGTGGTACAAGATGCCAGTTTTCACGCCATTGTGCCAGAACCGTCCTCAATGGCGCTACTCGCCATGGCCATTGCCGCCGGGACCTCAAGTCTGGTCCCGAAGTTCGCTCGCCGCTCTGCCGCCTGTTAG